From the Gallaecimonas kandeliae genome, one window contains:
- a CDS encoding GNAT family N-acetyltransferase, which produces MINSRHYLSFDRVKDGTPVFVRAVRREDKYALLKAYKHMSERSIYYRFMRPKWQMSLDEAARFTDVDFENHVAIAVGHYSDKGEEEALGIGRYILLPGSKVKRAEFACAVIDSLQGQGVGSILFKHLVKIAREQGIEEFVAEVLPQNRGMMGVFRASGLPVRAIMEDGLLRVNLDLRQRDEVLESD; this is translated from the coding sequence ATGATCAACAGCCGCCACTACCTCTCCTTCGACCGCGTCAAAGACGGTACCCCCGTCTTCGTACGGGCCGTGCGCCGGGAAGACAAGTACGCCCTGCTCAAGGCCTACAAGCACATGTCCGAGCGCTCCATTTACTACCGCTTCATGAGGCCCAAGTGGCAGATGAGCCTGGACGAGGCCGCCCGCTTCACCGACGTGGACTTTGAAAACCATGTGGCCATCGCCGTCGGCCATTACAGCGACAAGGGCGAGGAAGAGGCGCTGGGGATAGGCCGTTACATACTGCTGCCGGGCAGCAAGGTCAAAAGGGCCGAGTTCGCCTGTGCCGTCATCGACAGCCTCCAAGGCCAGGGGGTGGGCTCCATTCTCTTCAAACACCTTGTGAAGATCGCCCGCGAACAGGGCATAGAGGAATTCGTGGCCGAGGTGCTACCCCAAAACCGCGGCATGATGGGGGTTTTTCGCGCCAGCGGCCTGCCGGTCAGGGCCATCATGGAAGACGGCCTGCTGCGGGTTAACCTGGATCTGCGCCAGAGAGACGAAGTGCTGGAGTCGGACTAA
- a CDS encoding META domain-containing protein, giving the protein MDKKFVMMAVLLLAGCQHPNDPGFYDATWYLSGATVEGPLKTAANATKGITLNLTSDGKLSGVSGCNRYFGGYKLVNGAAIKVGNIGSTKMACMGELMQAEGLYLDRLGKANWIELDGDTLKLYSDGFEAPLRFRQGR; this is encoded by the coding sequence ATGGACAAGAAGTTCGTGATGATGGCCGTTCTCTTGCTGGCAGGATGCCAGCACCCCAATGACCCCGGCTTCTATGACGCCACCTGGTATCTCAGTGGCGCTACCGTCGAGGGCCCCCTGAAAACGGCTGCCAACGCCACCAAAGGCATCACCCTCAACCTCACATCCGATGGCAAGCTCAGCGGCGTTAGCGGCTGCAACCGCTATTTCGGAGGCTACAAGCTGGTCAACGGCGCGGCCATCAAGGTAGGTAATATCGGCAGTACCAAGATGGCCTGCATGGGGGAGCTGATGCAGGCCGAGGGGCTTTACCTCGACCGGCTCGGCAAGGCCAACTGGATAGAGCTGGACGGCGATACCCTCAAGCTCTATTCGGACGGCTTCGAGGCGCCGCTGCGCTTCAGGCAGGGCCGCTAA
- a CDS encoding NAD(P)/FAD-dependent oxidoreductase produces the protein MTVVKERVQVLVIGAGPAGVLAATLLHRAGIGVRVLEKARFPRFSIGESLLPQSMAFLAEAGLLKAVNQAGFQYKEGAAFGHQGRYVDFDFRDKFSPGPGTTFQVKRAQFDKLLADEALKQGVDIRFGQSIEEVDLSVSPARIWARGEDGEPYQLEADFVLDASGFGRVLPRLLDLEIPSGFEPRQGVFTHVVDNASEGFDRDKILISVHPEHKDVWYWLIPFSDGTSSLGVVASQAYFEGRAEQDNEALLKALTFEEPGLAKVLAQASFEQPVNCLKGYSAKVSRLCGPGFALLGNAGEFLDPVFSSGVTIAFKSASLAAQTLVRQFKGETVDWQADFAAPLQAGVDVFRTYVEGWYEGSFQDVIFYPEPQPQVKQMVCSILAGYVWDKGNPFVAESRRRLRALAEICRPG, from the coding sequence ATGACTGTCGTGAAAGAAAGGGTGCAGGTGCTGGTGATAGGGGCAGGCCCGGCCGGGGTGCTGGCCGCCACCTTGCTGCACAGGGCAGGGATAGGCGTGCGGGTGCTGGAAAAAGCCCGGTTCCCGCGCTTTTCCATCGGCGAGAGCCTGCTGCCCCAGTCCATGGCCTTTTTGGCCGAGGCGGGGCTGCTGAAGGCCGTCAACCAGGCCGGTTTCCAGTACAAGGAAGGGGCCGCCTTCGGCCACCAGGGCCGCTATGTGGATTTTGATTTTCGCGACAAATTCAGCCCAGGCCCCGGTACCACCTTCCAGGTGAAAAGGGCCCAGTTCGACAAGCTGCTGGCCGACGAGGCCCTGAAGCAGGGGGTGGATATCCGCTTCGGCCAGAGTATCGAGGAAGTGGACCTCTCTGTGAGCCCGGCCCGGATCTGGGCCAGGGGCGAGGACGGCGAGCCTTACCAGTTGGAAGCGGATTTCGTGCTGGACGCCTCCGGCTTCGGCCGGGTGCTGCCGAGGCTGCTGGATCTGGAGATCCCCTCCGGCTTCGAGCCCCGCCAGGGCGTCTTTACCCATGTGGTGGACAACGCCAGCGAAGGTTTCGATCGCGACAAGATCCTCATCAGCGTTCACCCTGAGCACAAGGACGTCTGGTACTGGCTCATTCCCTTCAGCGACGGCACCAGCTCCCTGGGGGTGGTGGCCAGCCAGGCCTACTTTGAAGGGCGGGCCGAGCAGGACAATGAAGCCTTGCTCAAAGCCCTGACCTTCGAGGAGCCGGGCCTGGCCAAGGTGCTGGCCCAGGCCTCGTTCGAGCAGCCGGTCAACTGCCTCAAGGGCTATTCGGCCAAGGTCAGCCGCCTCTGTGGCCCTGGTTTTGCGCTGCTCGGCAACGCCGGTGAGTTCCTGGATCCAGTGTTCTCCTCCGGCGTCACCATCGCCTTCAAGTCGGCAAGCCTCGCCGCTCAAACCCTGGTGCGCCAGTTCAAGGGCGAAACGGTGGACTGGCAGGCGGATTTCGCCGCGCCGCTGCAGGCCGGGGTCGATGTTTTTCGCACCTATGTGGAAGGCTGGTATGAAGGCAGCTTCCAGGACGTCATCTTCTACCCCGAGCCCCAGCCCCAGGTGAAACAGATGGTCTGCTCCATACTGGCCGGCTATGTCTGGGACAAGGGTAACCCCTTCGTGGCCGAGTCGCGGCGCCGCCTGCGGGCCCTGGCGGAGATCTGCCGCCCCGGCTAG
- a CDS encoding beta-ketoacyl-ACP synthase yields the protein MRRVVVTGMAGISSLGQDWPTVKAAMEQGKSGIVAMDGWQAFEGMNTRLAGPVAFERPSHYSRKQVRSHGRVSLMATRATELALERAGLLGHECLNDGRTGIAYGSSIGSTAPITAFAAMLERNDSSKITATSYIQMMGHTTCVNVSLFFGLKGRVIPTSSACTSGSQAIGYAYEAIKYGKQELMVAGGAEELCPTEAAVFDTLYATSTRNGEPGLTPRPFDAGRDGLVIGEGAGTLVLESLEHAKARGANILAEIVGFGSNCDGAHVTSPTSETMEVAMRLALKDADLAPQAVQYVSAHGTATEQGDIAESQATSRVFGAATPISSLKGYFGHTLGACGALEAWLGIEMMHDNWFAPTLNLDVPDPRCGELDYIQGQGRALALDCWMSNNFAFGGINTSLVFKRFKDSP from the coding sequence ATGCGCCGCGTCGTGGTCACAGGTATGGCCGGTATCAGCTCCCTCGGCCAGGACTGGCCAACCGTCAAGGCGGCCATGGAGCAGGGCAAAAGCGGCATAGTGGCGATGGACGGCTGGCAGGCTTTTGAGGGCATGAACACCCGCCTGGCCGGGCCCGTGGCCTTCGAGCGGCCGAGCCATTATTCCCGCAAGCAGGTGCGCTCCCACGGCCGGGTCAGCCTGATGGCCACCCGCGCCACCGAGCTTGCCCTGGAACGGGCCGGGCTGCTTGGCCATGAATGCCTGAACGACGGCCGCACCGGCATCGCCTACGGCTCTTCCATCGGCTCCACGGCCCCCATCACCGCCTTTGCCGCCATGCTGGAGCGCAACGACAGCTCCAAGATCACCGCCACCAGCTACATCCAGATGATGGGGCACACCACCTGCGTCAACGTCAGCCTCTTCTTCGGCTTGAAGGGTAGGGTGATCCCCACCTCCAGCGCCTGCACCTCCGGCTCCCAGGCCATCGGCTATGCCTATGAAGCCATCAAGTACGGCAAGCAGGAGCTGATGGTGGCCGGTGGCGCCGAAGAGCTCTGCCCCACGGAAGCGGCGGTGTTCGACACCCTCTACGCCACCTCCACCCGCAACGGCGAGCCGGGGCTCACCCCCAGGCCCTTCGACGCCGGCCGCGACGGCCTGGTGATAGGGGAGGGGGCCGGCACCCTGGTGCTGGAATCCCTGGAGCACGCCAAGGCCAGGGGCGCCAACATCCTCGCCGAGATCGTCGGCTTCGGCAGCAACTGTGACGGCGCCCACGTCACGTCCCCCACCTCCGAGACCATGGAAGTGGCCATGCGCCTGGCCCTTAAGGACGCCGACTTGGCACCCCAGGCAGTCCAGTACGTCAGCGCCCACGGCACCGCCACCGAGCAGGGGGACATCGCCGAGAGCCAGGCCACGAGCCGGGTCTTCGGCGCCGCCACCCCGATCAGCTCCCTTAAGGGCTATTTCGGCCATACATTGGGTGCCTGCGGCGCCTTGGAGGCCTGGCTCGGCATCGAGATGATGCACGACAACTGGTTCGCTCCCACCCTGAATCTGGACGTGCCCGATCCGCGCTGCGGCGAGCTGGACTACATCCAGGGCCAGGGCCGGGCCTTGGCGCTGGACTGCTGGATGAGCAACAACTTCGCCTTCGGCGGCATCAATACCTCCCTTGTCTTCAAGCGTTTCAAGGACTCACCATGA
- the fabG gene encoding 3-oxoacyl-ACP reductase FabG — protein sequence MRQVLVSGASRGIGAAIATTLASEGFGIVIHYRSRHEEAEQVRTQIEAAGGKARLLPFDVSDRTAAKTALEADIEAHGPYYGVVVNAGITRDGAFPALTDEDWDSVIHTNLDGFYNVLKPVVMPMVQGRKGGRIVTLASVSGLIGNRGQVNYSASKAGIIGATKALALELAKRKITVNCVAPGLIQSDMTDNLEAAEHIKELIPLRRAGLAQEVADAVAFLCSDKAGYITRQVLAVNGGLC from the coding sequence ATGAGACAAGTCCTGGTGTCAGGCGCCAGCCGCGGCATCGGCGCCGCCATCGCCACTACCTTGGCCAGCGAGGGCTTCGGTATCGTCATCCATTACCGCAGCCGGCACGAAGAGGCCGAACAGGTCCGCACCCAGATAGAGGCGGCGGGCGGTAAGGCCCGGCTGCTGCCTTTCGACGTCAGCGACAGGACGGCGGCCAAGACGGCCCTGGAAGCGGACATCGAAGCCCATGGTCCCTACTACGGTGTGGTGGTCAACGCCGGCATCACCCGTGACGGCGCCTTCCCGGCCCTGACCGACGAGGACTGGGACAGCGTCATCCACACCAACCTGGACGGCTTTTACAACGTGCTCAAGCCGGTGGTGATGCCCATGGTCCAGGGTCGCAAGGGCGGGCGCATCGTTACCCTGGCCTCGGTGTCCGGACTTATCGGCAACCGCGGCCAGGTCAACTATTCGGCCTCCAAGGCCGGCATCATAGGGGCCACCAAGGCCCTGGCGTTGGAGCTGGCCAAGCGCAAAATCACCGTCAACTGCGTGGCCCCCGGCCTTATCCAGTCCGACATGACCGACAACCTGGAGGCGGCCGAGCACATCAAGGAGCTCATTCCTTTGCGCCGGGCGGGCCTGGCCCAGGAAGTGGCGGACGCCGTCGCCTTCCTCTGCTCCGACAAGGCCGGCTACATTACCCGCCAGGTGCTGGCCGTGAACGGGGGGCTTTGCTGA
- a CDS encoding 3-hydroxylacyl-ACP dehydratase — protein MTQEINSFGPPEHYVAHRAPMLLLDRVLAADEESARCEVHIHPGSPFADERGVPMWVGIEYMAQSIAVFAGIQAEKAGEPIKPGFLLGTRRLESEVPYFGFGEALVVEVRQALSQEDGLSVFSCTVTASQGAQRAQLTVFQPRDAKAYLAGEQA, from the coding sequence ATGACACAAGAAATTAATAGCTTCGGCCCCCCCGAACACTACGTGGCCCACAGGGCGCCCATGCTGCTGCTGGACAGGGTGCTGGCGGCGGACGAGGAGAGCGCCCGCTGCGAGGTGCACATCCACCCCGGCAGCCCCTTTGCCGACGAGCGCGGCGTGCCCATGTGGGTGGGCATCGAATACATGGCCCAGAGCATCGCCGTCTTTGCCGGCATCCAGGCCGAAAAAGCCGGCGAGCCCATCAAGCCGGGCTTTCTGCTGGGTACCCGCCGCCTGGAGTCAGAGGTGCCTTACTTCGGCTTCGGCGAGGCGCTGGTGGTGGAAGTGCGCCAGGCCCTTAGCCAGGAAGACGGCCTCAGCGTCTTCAGCTGCACAGTGACAGCCAGCCAGGGTGCCCAGCGTGCCCAATTGACCGTATTTCAACCCAGGGATGCAAAGGCCTACCTGGCAGGAGAGCAAGCATGA
- a CDS encoding beta-ketoacyl-[acyl-carrier-protein] synthase family protein, with protein MADLYLSAPGLVSPFGLGLEANAEALFTGQSGLVARNDLLLGRTAWVGAVTADLPPLPADFEQQDCRNNRMLRLAMEQIRPQLDEALAAYGAERIAVVLGSSTAGMDKGEAALAHWQREGALPADFDYERQALGSVARFAADYLGIKGPAYSISTACSSSGKAFASGQRLIKAGLADAVLVGGVDSLCRLTLNGFKALESVAPGPCTPFGEGRQGISIGEGAAVFLLSKKKGEVRLAGVGESSDGYHISAPEPEGKGARLAMDQALAQAGIQYGDIGYVNLHGTGTPKNDEMEAGLMARCFGAATKVSTSKAQVGHALGAAGALEAAFGYLALTDPEGRLPPQLWRGPQDPALPELNYAALGDRQPVRYLMSNSYAFGGSNVSVVLANDTRN; from the coding sequence ATGGCTGATCTCTATCTCTCGGCCCCCGGCCTGGTCAGCCCCTTTGGCCTTGGCCTCGAGGCCAACGCCGAGGCCCTCTTCACAGGGCAAAGCGGCCTGGTGGCAAGGAACGACCTGCTGCTGGGCAGGACCGCCTGGGTCGGCGCCGTGACGGCGGACTTGCCGCCCTTGCCGGCCGACTTCGAACAGCAGGATTGCCGCAACAACCGCATGTTGCGCCTGGCCATGGAGCAGATCCGGCCGCAGCTGGACGAAGCCCTGGCGGCCTATGGTGCGGAGCGTATCGCCGTTGTACTGGGCTCTTCCACCGCCGGCATGGACAAGGGCGAGGCGGCCCTGGCCCACTGGCAGCGCGAGGGAGCCCTGCCCGCGGATTTTGACTACGAGCGCCAGGCATTGGGCTCAGTGGCCCGCTTTGCCGCCGACTACCTTGGCATCAAGGGGCCGGCCTACAGCATCTCCACCGCCTGTTCTTCCTCCGGCAAGGCCTTTGCCAGCGGCCAGCGCCTCATAAAGGCGGGGCTCGCCGACGCCGTGCTGGTGGGCGGGGTGGACAGCCTCTGCCGCCTGACCCTGAACGGCTTCAAAGCCCTCGAGTCCGTGGCACCAGGCCCCTGCACCCCCTTCGGCGAAGGGCGCCAGGGGATCAGCATCGGCGAAGGGGCGGCGGTGTTCCTGCTGTCAAAGAAAAAGGGTGAGGTGCGCCTGGCCGGGGTGGGGGAGTCCTCAGACGGCTACCATATCTCAGCCCCCGAGCCAGAGGGCAAGGGCGCCAGGCTCGCCATGGACCAGGCCCTGGCCCAGGCCGGTATCCAGTATGGGGACATCGGCTACGTCAATCTCCACGGCACCGGCACCCCCAAGAACGACGAGATGGAGGCGGGGCTCATGGCCCGCTGTTTCGGCGCAGCCACCAAGGTCAGCACCAGCAAGGCCCAGGTCGGCCATGCCCTGGGGGCCGCCGGCGCCCTGGAGGCGGCCTTCGGCTACCTGGCCCTGACCGACCCAGAGGGCCGGTTGCCGCCCCAGCTGTGGCGCGGGCCCCAAGATCCGGCCCTTCCCGAACTCAATTACGCCGCCCTTGGCGACAGGCAGCCGGTGCGCTACCTGATGTCCAACTCCTATGCCTTCGGCGGCAGCAATGTCAGTGTGGTTTTGGCAAATGACACAAGAAATTAA
- a CDS encoding DUF3261 domain-containing protein, producing MKRCLLLLTLLLCACQSLPVAKAPRAVLAKDVEWTLPSLGWVQAASVRQQQVVAWHGKDRWQLVGELQLAPGQVGLVALSGFGNFLFQVGYDGRQLTEKRSPLVPASAKPGQLLSDLLLALMPKAALAKSLEGTGLELEEKQGVRTLSMKGKLLIRIHYNPQGFRFEQLALGYGFEVTYG from the coding sequence ATGAAGCGCTGTTTACTGCTGCTCACCCTGCTGCTTTGCGCCTGCCAGAGCCTGCCGGTGGCCAAGGCCCCCAGAGCCGTGCTGGCCAAGGACGTGGAATGGACGCTGCCGAGCCTTGGCTGGGTACAAGCCGCCTCGGTGCGCCAGCAGCAGGTGGTGGCCTGGCACGGCAAGGACAGGTGGCAACTGGTGGGAGAGCTGCAACTGGCCCCAGGCCAGGTGGGACTGGTGGCGCTGTCCGGCTTCGGCAACTTCCTCTTCCAGGTGGGCTACGACGGACGCCAGCTCACCGAAAAGCGCTCGCCCCTGGTGCCGGCCAGCGCCAAGCCCGGCCAACTGCTGTCGGATCTGCTGCTGGCACTGATGCCCAAGGCGGCCCTGGCCAAGAGTCTTGAGGGCACCGGGCTTGAACTGGAAGAAAAACAAGGCGTAAGGACGTTGTCCATGAAGGGTAAGCTCCTGATCCGCATTCATTACAACCCCCAGGGCTTCCGCTTTGAGCAACTGGCCCTGGGCTACGGCTTCGAGGTGACCTATGGCTGA
- a CDS encoding outer membrane lipoprotein carrier protein LolA, which produces MALLSTLALAASLAQPCGEFSQQKTLQGLSKPLESRGHYSAGPGGLDWVTDSPFPSTLSVRKDGLYQALPGQGESRLASMDNPLVASLGRLLAAVVSGDTSSLAQDFELSQDGEKLTLKPKDPTLAKAVTEMQVQGRPAREVRLIEPGGETLISLSPGQCR; this is translated from the coding sequence ATGGCCCTACTGAGCACCCTGGCCCTGGCGGCCAGCCTGGCCCAGCCCTGCGGCGAGTTCAGCCAGCAAAAGACCTTGCAGGGCCTGTCCAAGCCCCTGGAAAGCCGCGGCCATTACAGCGCCGGCCCAGGTGGCCTCGACTGGGTTACCGACAGCCCCTTCCCCAGCACCCTGTCGGTGCGCAAGGACGGCCTCTACCAGGCCCTGCCGGGCCAGGGAGAGAGCCGCCTGGCTTCCATGGACAATCCGTTGGTGGCCAGCCTCGGCCGGCTCTTGGCGGCCGTGGTCAGCGGTGACACCTCGTCCCTGGCCCAGGACTTTGAGCTGAGCCAGGACGGCGAGAAGCTGACCCTCAAGCCCAAGGATCCGACCCTTGCCAAGGCCGTCACCGAGATGCAGGTGCAAGGCCGGCCGGCCCGGGAAGTGCGCCTTATCGAGCCGGGCGGTGAGACCCTTATTAGCCTGAGCCCGGGGCAGTGCCGGTGA
- a CDS encoding acyl-CoA thioesterase, with protein MTRREAEVEVEVPFYDLDPMNVTWHGNYLKYFERARCALLDSIDYNYPQMQASGYVWPIVDLKVKYVKSAVFGQKLLVSAALEEFENRLKLSYVVRCKESGTVLTKGQSVQVAVTLEGGEMQFVSPKVLFDKLGEPWPY; from the coding sequence ATGACGAGGCGTGAAGCCGAAGTGGAAGTGGAGGTCCCCTTCTACGATCTGGACCCCATGAACGTCACCTGGCACGGCAACTACCTCAAGTACTTCGAGCGGGCCCGCTGCGCGCTGCTGGACAGCATCGACTACAACTACCCGCAGATGCAGGCCTCCGGCTACGTCTGGCCCATCGTCGATTTGAAGGTCAAGTACGTCAAATCGGCCGTCTTCGGCCAGAAGCTGCTGGTCAGCGCCGCCCTGGAGGAGTTCGAGAACCGCCTCAAGCTGAGCTATGTGGTGCGCTGCAAGGAGAGCGGCACTGTCCTGACTAAAGGCCAGAGCGTCCAGGTGGCGGTGACGTTGGAGGGCGGCGAGATGCAGTTCGTTTCCCCCAAGGTGCTCTTCGACAAGCTGGGGGAGCCATGGCCCTACTGA
- a CDS encoding HAL/PAL/TAL family ammonia-lyase — protein sequence MTVIFGQGPLCIEDINALATGRQKAALSIEPDFKALIDKGAAFLERLWKEEGAIYGVTTGYGDSVTVGIPKELVEALPLNLTRFHGCGLGRHFDLEEGRAILAARLASLSQGHSGVSWELLERLQWLLAEDLVPLIPAEGSVGASGDLTPLSYVAAALVGERQVYQHGQVRDMAQVLAEKGLAPLTLKPKEGLAIMNGTAVMTALACQAFGRAQYLSALCTRITALVSLAMKGNAYHFDEQLFAVKPHPGQARVAKRLRGDLNYQGQGAHDRLQDRYSLRCAPHVIGALEDALPWLRGLIETELNSANDNPIIDAENEQVLHGGHFYGGHIAMAMDTLKTQVANLADLADRQLAALVDTKFNNGLPSNLTGASGPRQAISHGFKAVQIGASAWTAEALKHCMPASVFSRSTECHNQDKVSMGTIAARDCLRVLELAEQVAIATLLAACQGVWLRQQQEAVPLTGELADFVATLHAACPPLTEDRPLEAELRQLLAALKTQPWRLYDEA from the coding sequence ATGACAGTCATCTTCGGCCAAGGGCCGCTCTGTATCGAGGACATCAACGCCCTGGCGACCGGCCGGCAAAAGGCGGCTCTTAGCATCGAGCCCGACTTCAAGGCCCTCATCGACAAGGGCGCCGCCTTTTTAGAAAGGCTCTGGAAGGAAGAGGGCGCCATCTACGGCGTCACCACCGGCTACGGCGATTCGGTCACCGTCGGCATCCCCAAGGAACTGGTGGAGGCGCTGCCCTTAAACCTGACCCGCTTCCACGGCTGCGGCCTCGGCCGCCATTTCGACCTGGAAGAGGGCAGGGCCATACTGGCGGCGCGCCTGGCCTCCCTGAGCCAGGGCCATTCCGGGGTCAGCTGGGAACTGCTGGAAAGGCTGCAATGGCTGCTGGCCGAAGATCTGGTGCCCCTCATTCCCGCCGAGGGCTCAGTGGGGGCCTCAGGGGATCTGACGCCCCTTTCCTACGTGGCGGCGGCCCTGGTGGGCGAGCGCCAGGTCTACCAGCATGGCCAGGTGCGGGACATGGCCCAGGTGCTGGCCGAGAAGGGCCTGGCGCCGCTGACCCTCAAGCCCAAGGAAGGCCTGGCCATCATGAACGGCACCGCCGTGATGACGGCCCTGGCCTGCCAGGCCTTCGGCCGCGCCCAATATTTGTCGGCCCTCTGCACCCGCATCACCGCCCTGGTGAGCCTGGCCATGAAGGGCAACGCCTATCACTTCGACGAGCAGCTCTTCGCCGTCAAGCCCCACCCCGGCCAGGCCAGGGTGGCGAAAAGGCTGCGCGGCGATCTGAACTACCAGGGCCAGGGCGCCCACGACAGGCTGCAGGACCGCTACTCCCTGCGCTGTGCCCCACACGTGATAGGGGCCCTTGAAGACGCGCTGCCCTGGCTGCGCGGCCTTATCGAGACCGAGCTCAACAGCGCCAACGACAATCCCATCATCGACGCCGAGAACGAGCAGGTGCTGCACGGCGGCCACTTCTACGGCGGCCATATCGCCATGGCCATGGACACCCTGAAGACCCAGGTGGCCAACCTGGCCGACCTTGCCGACCGCCAGCTGGCGGCCCTGGTGGACACCAAGTTCAACAACGGCCTGCCGTCCAACCTGACCGGTGCCAGCGGCCCCCGCCAGGCCATCAGCCACGGTTTCAAGGCGGTGCAGATCGGCGCCTCTGCCTGGACGGCGGAAGCCCTCAAGCACTGCATGCCGGCCTCCGTCTTCTCCCGCTCCACCGAATGCCACAACCAGGACAAGGTCAGCATGGGCACCATAGCGGCCAGGGACTGCCTGCGGGTGCTGGAACTGGCCGAGCAGGTGGCCATCGCCACCTTGCTGGCGGCCTGCCAGGGGGTCTGGCTGCGCCAGCAGCAGGAAGCCGTGCCCCTGACCGGCGAGCTGGCCGACTTCGTGGCCACCTTGCACGCCGCCTGTCCGCCACTGACAGAGGACAGGCCCCTGGAAGCCGAGCTGCGCCAACTGCTGGCGGCCCTCAAGACCCAACCCTGGAGGCTTTATGACGAGGCGTGA
- a CDS encoding glycosyltransferase family 2 protein: protein MSFNPCLVVPVYNHGPLAARTVPALLAFGLPLFLVDDGSSPEHAAILDALSASHPQVRLVRHAQNQGKGGAVMTGLRAAYEAGFSHGLQVDADGQHALDDVPRFLAAAEAEPQALIAGRPQYDGSVPKGRLYGRYLTHFWVWVETLGFHIQDAMCGFRVYPLAETVALLDSARLGKRMDFDIEVMVRLDWAGVPIRQLQTKVIYPEDGASHFQGLRDNWLISKMHTKLVLGMLWRLPKLLGRRLEKARHWASAEERGSRLGMKCLWQAYRLFGRPGFRCLLYPVMGYFFLFGQSRRHSMDYLRRFYLANGPTPELPRYPSLWDGFRHHLAFGEAILDKLAAWAGDIQVGRDLSFPGQGWLNQIKQSGRGALLIGAHLGNLELCRALSDTPMTVLVLTENAAKFNSLLAEINPGARLNMLQVTELGPDTAMLLRQRIDAGELVVMVGDRTSASKAGHTVAVPFQGAPAPLPIGPWVLAHVLECPVYLLFCLREGRGHRLYLEPFALDGIKLPRKQRAQQLGQLAGQYSRRLAWYCRKAPLQWFNFFDFWRADEGRPQDKSQ, encoded by the coding sequence ATGAGCTTCAACCCCTGCCTGGTGGTGCCCGTCTACAACCACGGCCCCCTGGCGGCCCGCACAGTGCCGGCGCTGCTGGCCTTCGGGCTGCCGCTTTTCCTGGTGGATGACGGCTCCAGCCCCGAGCACGCCGCCATCCTCGACGCGCTGTCGGCCAGCCACCCCCAGGTGCGCCTGGTGCGCCACGCCCAGAACCAGGGCAAGGGCGGCGCCGTCATGACCGGCCTCAGGGCGGCCTATGAGGCGGGCTTCAGCCACGGCCTGCAGGTGGACGCCGACGGCCAGCACGCCCTGGACGACGTGCCGCGCTTCCTGGCCGCCGCCGAGGCCGAACCCCAGGCCCTTATCGCCGGCCGCCCCCAATACGACGGCTCAGTGCCCAAGGGCCGGCTCTACGGCCGCTACCTGACTCACTTCTGGGTCTGGGTGGAGACCCTGGGCTTTCACATCCAGGACGCCATGTGCGGCTTTCGGGTCTACCCCCTGGCCGAGACCGTGGCCTTGCTGGACAGCGCCCGGCTCGGCAAGCGCATGGATTTCGACATCGAGGTGATGGTGCGCCTGGACTGGGCCGGGGTGCCCATCCGCCAGCTCCAGACCAAGGTGATCTACCCCGAGGACGGCGCCTCCCATTTCCAGGGCCTGAGGGACAACTGGCTCATCTCCAAGATGCACACCAAGCTGGTGCTCGGCATGCTGTGGCGGCTGCCGAAGCTGCTGGGCCGGCGCCTGGAAAAGGCCAGGCACTGGGCCAGCGCCGAAGAGCGGGGCAGCCGCCTCGGCATGAAGTGCCTCTGGCAGGCCTACCGCCTCTTCGGCCGCCCTGGCTTTCGCTGCCTGCTCTACCCGGTGATGGGCTATTTCTTCCTGTTCGGCCAGAGCCGGCGCCATTCCATGGACTACCTGCGCCGCTTTTATCTCGCCAACGGCCCCACCCCCGAGCTGCCCCGGTACCCCAGCCTCTGGGACGGTTTTCGCCACCATTTGGCCTTCGGCGAGGCCATCCTCGACAAGCTGGCCGCCTGGGCCGGCGACATCCAGGTCGGCCGGGATCTCAGCTTCCCGGGCCAAGGCTGGCTCAACCAGATCAAGCAATCCGGGCGCGGTGCCCTCTTGATCGGTGCCCACCTCGGCAACCTCGAGCTGTGCCGGGCCCTGTCCGACACCCCCATGACGGTGCTGGTGCTGACCGAGAACGCCGCCAAGTTCAACAGCCTGCTGGCCGAAATCAACCCCGGCGCCCGGCTCAACATGCTGCAGGTGACAGAGCTGGGCCCGGACACCGCCATGCTGCTGCGCCAGCGCATCGACGCCGGTGAACTGGTGGTGATGGTGGGGGACAGGACTTCGGCGTCCAAGGCCGGCCATACGGTGGCTGTGCCTTTCCAGGGGGCCCCGGCGCCTTTGCCCATAGGCCCCTGGGTGCTGGCCCACGTGCTGGAATGCCCCGTCTACCTGCTGTTCTGCCTGCGCGAGGGGCGCGGCCACCGCCTCTACCTGGAGCCCTTCGCCCTGGACGGGATCAAGCTGCCCCGCAAGCAGCGCGCCCAGCAGCTCGGCCAACTGGCCGGCCAATACAGCCGGCGTCTCGCCTGGTACTGCCGCAAGGCGCCGCTCCAATGGTTCAACTTCTTCGATTTCTGGCGTGCCGACGAGGGGCGCCCGCAGGATAAATCCCAATGA